AAGAATATGCCATACGATGGAGGctagaagcttcaaaaatacatccTCCATTATCCGAGAGGGAATTGATCTCAACCTTCATCCAAATTCAGGAAGACTTATATTATGATAAGTTGCTCGGAGCTTGTGCACACAACTTCTCTGATTTGATTAGGATTGGTAGAGAACTAGAAAATGCCATTCAAGAAGGAAGAATTATAGATAGCTCAGCAACACAAGACGTTCACCAAACCTTCCAAGCGAAGATACTGGGAAATCTGCAAAGTGAAATGAAGGAAAACCAATTTGCTTCCACGACTATGCATCAAGCGCAATGCCATAAAAGTCACCAAATTTTTCAATCTTACGCCACCATGCAATGTCCTCGTCAGCAAAACTCCCAGCAAGGCCACCAACAACGGTTTCACCAAGCACAATCAAGCTCTCAACATCAAAAGAAGAGGAAATCTTTTTGCTTCACTCCTCTAAATGAACCACTGGCAAATATATTTGAGAGGTTGAGTGCTAAGGGTATTCTACAACCAAAGGAGGGATTTATACCTAAGCATCCACCGTCAAACTTTGATTTATCTAAGAGTTGTGCTTATCACTCAAACATTCAAGgacatgacattgaagaatgtccaGCACTAAGATTTAAGATTCAAAGCATGATTGAAAGTGGCAAAATAAAGCTACAGCTAGAGCCTTCAACCAGTGATATTGCAAACACAAACACAACTGTTGTTAAGGGCGATTCATCGAAACTGGCACCAAGGCATTTGAAAAGAAAGCGTGCAACAAGTCAAGCCGACTGATAGGGACATCATCTCGACACTCGAGAATATCATCCTCCACATGCCCATCTTTAGGAATAGCCGCTATCTTGTAATCTTTTCTAGACTTTTTAAATGAACTACggtcgacctgattcctgttagtagcaggatacgtaggcgcccatgttgggtccggtctcaataaataaaaaattccaATTTCCCCCCCAAGTCGAACTGGAGAAATTTTGCAGACGGCTTATCC
The nucleotide sequence above comes from Lycium barbarum isolate Lr01 chromosome 3, ASM1917538v2, whole genome shotgun sequence. Encoded proteins:
- the LOC132631489 gene encoding uncharacterized protein LOC132631489 — encoded protein: MAKRFEAFNIGMGLVQEQNDSKGKVVRKNIVANLGNTLSLLPNTTPTSSNVSLAISPHLDPTYTITQIPSTYTPDQVAIIPNPQFAITTAQFEKSKKNELAISPYRRPGKEIKSLYHEDLGKELHNLRKVINEELCSRNFQILKYEDLCVHPNVELPSGCKIPKFNTFNGKGDPVAHLKDYCSRLIGIGHIEAIRMRLFIQSLSGSALYWYTKQDFSKWLTWEDMARGFIKQFEFNNGGDPHIADLLRIKKTPHESFQEYAIRWRLEASKIHPPLSERELISTFIQIQEDLYYDKLLGACAHNFSDLIRIGRELENAIQEGRIIDSSATQDVHQTFQAKILGNLQSEMKENQFASTTMHQAQCHKSHQIFQSYATMQCPRQQNSQQGHQQRFHQAQSSSQHQKKRKSFCFTPLNEPLANIFERLSAKGILQPKEGFIPKHPPSNFDLSKSCAYHSNIQGHDIEECPALRFKIQSMIESGKIKLQLEPSTSDIANTNTTVVKGDSSKLAPRHLKRKRATSQAD